One Streptomyces sp. R28 DNA window includes the following coding sequences:
- a CDS encoding S41 family peptidase, giving the protein MSGRDLFCQPRRIRRGAALTLLFTSVLVAGAATGSLPGPDRKSSADEAGSAAPAGRHVDVAEAAAEAMAAGKSPMEAAERAVSRSGDRWGAVYSEGEYEEFEEALDGEYTGVGLWARRERDGRIEVTKVRAGSPAAVAGIRAGDRLRSVDGEQVAGRPVTEVVSLLRGDATDAPAGTAVKVGMERGTRAWDLTLRRATLSTDPVTVQKLADGITVVRIASFTKGSGDAVRAALRHAPAGIGVILDLRGNSGGLVTEAVTAASAFLDGGLVATYDVDGDQRALHAEPGGDTGRPLVALVDGGTMSAAELLTGALQDRGRAVVVGSRTFGKGSVQMPSRLPDGSVAELTVGHYRTPSGRAVDGRGITPDLDADQQVVERAETVLSGLGES; this is encoded by the coding sequence TCAGCCCCGCCGCATTCGCCGCGGGGCCGCCCTGACATTGCTCTTCACGAGCGTGCTCGTCGCGGGCGCCGCGACCGGCTCCCTGCCCGGACCTGACCGGAAATCCTCGGCCGACGAGGCAGGTTCGGCCGCCCCCGCGGGCCGGCACGTCGACGTCGCCGAGGCCGCCGCCGAGGCCATGGCCGCGGGCAAGTCCCCCATGGAGGCCGCCGAGCGCGCGGTCAGCCGCAGCGGGGACCGCTGGGGCGCCGTCTACTCCGAGGGGGAGTACGAGGAGTTCGAGGAGGCCCTCGACGGCGAGTACACCGGCGTCGGCCTGTGGGCGCGGCGCGAGCGGGACGGCCGTATCGAAGTGACCAAGGTGCGGGCGGGGTCGCCCGCGGCGGTCGCCGGGATCCGCGCGGGCGACCGGCTGCGCAGCGTGGACGGCGAGCAGGTCGCCGGGCGTCCGGTGACCGAGGTCGTCTCCTTACTGCGCGGCGACGCGACCGACGCGCCCGCCGGTACGGCGGTGAAGGTGGGAATGGAGCGCGGCACGCGCGCGTGGGACCTCACTCTGCGTCGGGCCACCCTGTCCACCGACCCGGTCACTGTTCAGAAACTCGCCGACGGCATCACCGTCGTCAGGATCGCCTCCTTCACCAAGGGCTCCGGCGACGCCGTCCGCGCCGCCCTGCGCCACGCCCCGGCCGGCATCGGCGTCATCCTCGACCTGCGGGGCAACTCCGGCGGCCTGGTCACCGAGGCCGTCACCGCCGCCTCCGCCTTCCTCGACGGCGGCCTCGTCGCCACCTACGACGTCGACGGCGACCAGCGTGCCCTGCACGCCGAACCCGGCGGCGACACCGGCAGACCCCTCGTCGCACTCGTCGACGGCGGCACGATGAGCGCGGCCGAGCTGCTCACCGGCGCCCTGCAGGACCGTGGCCGCGCGGTCGTGGTGGGCAGCCGCACCTTCGGCAAGGGCTCGGTCCAGATGCCGAGCCGCCTCCCCGACGGCTCCGTGGCCGAGCTGACCGTCGGGCACTACCGCACCCCCTCAGGACGAGCCGTCGACGGCAGGGGGATCACCCCAGACCTGGACGCCGACCAGCAGGTCGTGGAGCGGGCCGAGACGGTCCTCAGCGGACTCGGCGAGTCATAA